CCTGCGCCAGGGCCTTGCGCTTAAGGCCGAGGAACTCCCACAGACTGTCCTCCTTCGGCTGGCAGCCCAGCGGCGTGTGATCGGGGGGCAGACTTTCGGCCATGGGCGCAAACCCCCAGAGCTCGCCTCCGAAACCGGCCCATCCCTCATGGCCCAGACTCATGAGCGTGTCATTGCCGATGATCCCTCCGATCCATAGCGAACCGGTGAACAGGTAGTCGAGTCGCGATCCACCGGGAAACTCGAACGAGGGCGTGTAACTGAGCTTCAGCAATCCCTGGTCTCTGGGATCGAGGAAGAACCCCCCATGGTTGGAACCGAATCGCCCGTCGTTCGAGATCGTCGCCCAGATCTGCCCGATGTAGTGCGCCCGACGCGATTCCACCAACGCGGCGGGTCGTGTCAGTTCCTGACGCCCCTTCAGGTCGGGAGACAGAGTCGGCGGGTTGTCCACGGCCATGGCCGGGACTGACACAATGAGGGCCGACATGAGAATGCCGCAGGCGACCTCGAACCAAAGCCGCCGTCGTGCGCGCCACGTATTCACAGTCCACGTCTCTGACACCATCATCCGTTCTCCTTCAATGCCTTCCACGGCCACGGCCCGATCAGAAGTTCACGCCCACGCCCACACGAACCTGGCGTCCCTCGCCCCAGTTGCGCGGATCAGGATCGCGTTCGCTCAGATAAATGACTCCCGGCCCCTGATTTTCGCCGGTCTCGGGGCGACCGGTCGCGGTGTAGACCGTCTGAATGTCGCGGTTGTCGAACAGGTTGTATACCCAGATCTCAAACGTGTAGTCGAGGCGGCCGAACTTGAAGTCCTTGTTGAACCGCAGATCGACGTTGCTGTGAGACGGGAAACGCTCCGAATTCGTCAGCGGGTCCTCGCCGCCGACCAACGTGCGTCGCACACCGGGATGGTCCTTGTCCGGCGTGTAGGGGAATCCCGAACCGAACTGCCAGAAGACGTTGAACCCGAAGTTATCGGGAATCCGCAAACCGAACAACTTCGGGTGGTCGCGGGCGGGAACGCGGACGTCGAGAATCAGGGTGATTTTGTGCCGCTCGTCCCAATCCAGCGGAAATTCCTGGATGCGGAAGCGGCCCCCGGTCCGGGCATAGAAGTTCTCAAAATAGTCCAGCGCTTCCGCCGACGATTTCCCGTAGGCATACGAGAAATTGTAGGTCATCGACCCGGAGACATAGTTGCCGTATCGCTTCTCCAGCTCGAGCTCCAACCCGCGGGCGCGCGAGTAGTCGGAGTTCTCGTAGTAGTTCCGTTCCAGACGGACGCCGATCTCCTTGGACTCGCTGACGCGACCGAAGTCGTCCGTGTAATACCCTTGGATCGACAACAAGTATTCCGGTGTCAGCATGTATTGCACGCCGAACTCGTACTTGATCGTCTTCGCAAAATCGAGGTTGACGTTGCCAAAGGTTCCCGTCACCGAATACAGTTGCGTTGAGCGACGGTACATCTGGTAGAGCTCGGGCAACTGGTAGAAGTGGCCGTAGTTGAAGAACACCTTGGCCTTGTCCGAGATGGGATAGGAGAAGGCAATGCGCGGCGCAAACTTGTCGCGATAGTCCTCGACACGACCCGTGTCTGAGAACAGCACGCGCGCCGACTCCTTGGCACCTGCCGATTGCACAAAGAACTCGTAGCGGAACCCCGCTTGGGCGATCATCTGCCCGTACTCCATCTTGTCCACGACATAGAAGGCCCCGGACTTGGGGGTCTGATGGTAGAAGTCGCGCACCGAGCCCCGTCCGGGGTAGGGCCCGCCGTCGTTCAGCGCGTTCACGTCGTACACGTAAGGCTGAAGCAGCTCATCGAATTTCAGGTCATAGGCCGAGTACGTCATGCCGACTTTGACCTCGTGCTCCCGACGAACCTGGCTGACCAGATCGACCTTGAGCGTCTTCGTCACCGGTGTGCGCACGTGCCAGACCGCGTCCTCGTCCCAGCCGTAGTCGTAGAATCCCTCGGCGGCATCCCGACGCCCATTGCCGTTCCGGTCATAGTAGGGCTCCCCTTCATTATAATAGGCGTCGATGTTGGACCACTGTCCCGAAGGCGGCGTCGCGCTCGCGTCGAACGTCTCGTTCTGATTCAGGTCACGGAAGGGCACACCCGGGACCCACGTATCGCCGGGACTCTGGTACTTGCCGTCATACGAGAGATCCTCGAACGGCTCACCGAGGGGATACCCATTGATCGCCCCCGGCCCGTCCCAGACACCATTGTGGTTGACATCGGTGTATGGCTCGCCCAAGGACTGATCGCCGTCAACGAACGGTTCCGGACGGTCGTTCGGAGTGCCTTCGACGGCATACGACTGGAGCTCGCGTCCGGGATCGTACATCCCATTGCGGTTACCGTCCAGGGTCAACAGGTCACCAACGTCGTATTGTCCGTTGTTGTTGGCGTCCATGAACTGCTCGCCGCTGTTGAAGTCGTAGCGGCCGTTGCCGTTGAAGTCATAGACTAGGCTGTCCCCGAGGAGTGGATCATCCTGCGGAGGCGGATTGAACACACCGTCCTCATTCCGGTCGAAATAGATGTCGCCGAAATTGTACCGCCCGTCGGGGTAGCTATCGACCCATTTCTCGGCCGGATCCCAGCGACCATTGCCGTTGCGGTCCAGATACTGGTCGGACTGGCTGGGGAACAGGAAATCGTCGGGATTCATCGTTCCACCCTGATCGGTGGGATCGCCGGGCCGCTGCCAGTAGTAGCGCGATGAGCGGGACATCAGGACCTCGTAGTAGGTCGAGGGACCGAGGTTGTGCGTCCAGCGCAGACTGTAGGCATCGTTGCGATCTTCGATCCAAGGGTGGCTGTTGGGTGTGTACCGGTAGTTCCAACTCAGGGTGTTCGACGACTGGGCGCGCTCGTAGGAACGCTTGAAGATACCGGTCATGCGGATGTCCGGATGCAACCGGTAAGTCAGCTTCACGAGGGCATTCCCGGCGTTTTCCTGCCGGTCGGGGATGATCATGCCGAGGAACTTCGTATTGCGATAGGTGGCCCGTGTGCTCGACGTCGTGTAGCGATTGAACCAAGTGTAAGTGTCGGAGCGGTCGAAGTCGAAGCTCAGAAAATACGAGAGCTTGTCGGCCATGTTCGGCAGACCGAGCTGGGGCAGCAGACGGCGCGTGATCAGCGGTTCCGGACCGCCCAAAGTGAACTCCAAGCGCTGGTAGTTGAAGGAATACTTGTTGAGCTTGTTGCTGCCGAAGTTGTCGGTGAAATACTGCACGTGCCCCTGCGTGACCGTACGGTCGCCTTCTTTGGTGGACACGTTCACCAAACCCGACGTGCCGCCGTACTCCGGGGACCATGCCCCCTTCACGACAGACACGTTTTCGATCTCTGTCCCGGAGAGGTTCAACGAAGCGGTGGCGCCGCGGCCCCCCAGGGGGTCGGACATCGAGACGCCGTCCACCGTGTAGATCAATTCGGAGGAACGGCCCCCGCGGATATGGAAACGGTCATTGCGCACGGTGACTCCCGCGGTGGTCTTGAGGATATCGCCCACGTTCACCACGGGCATGGTCTTGATCTTTTCGGCGGTCACGTCACGCTTGGTCGAGGCCTGGTCCATCTGGATCATGTCTTGCTTGCCGATGACCTCGATCGGTTTGAGCTCGACCGCGCTCTCTTCCATCTCGAAATTGACGTTCGTCGTCTGGTCGGGCTTGACGGTGACGTTACGGACGATGACGGCCGTCCGTCCGATCAACTGCGCCTCCACCGAGTGCTCTCCCGGGGGCACGGCCAGGATCGTGTACTTCCCATCCACGTCGGTCTTGGCGCCCAGAGTCGTGCCCTCGATCACCACCACGGCACCGGGAATCGCTTCCTTGGTTTTTTTGTCCACCACGAGACCGGCGATCTTCCCAGTGACGCCCGCCTGCAGCGGTTCTGAAATGAGTAGGACCGCCAGCGCGATCAGACCCCAGCTCGCCAAAGTCCCGCCGCAACGCTTCATCCTGCGTTGGATCATACCGATATCCTCCCGGCGCGAATCACCGCCGTCCAAACCTCATTGCTTACCCAAGCATGACCTGCCGCAATGTCCGGCCCAGTCTCCATTCCCCTGCCCGACCCACCATGATGGCCGAAAGGCGGCCCGCCCGGCGGGAGGGCGAAACTCAAACTTGTTCTGCCATTCGACCTTAAGTCAAGGAGAAACGCCTCCATCCCATGCGCGGCGGGCTGGCTCACGGACATATTGCCAAGCCTGCGCCGCGGCCTGCCTCCCCACCCCGTTATTCGCGACGGCGGCCAATATTCCCGCGCCCCGCGTGTTTTCTCAGCATCGGCGGTGCCATCCGGTCCGCTGCCAAGCGGCCACCTGTCCCCCAACCTCGTGCATGACGTCTGATCCAGGCTCCGAGGTGTCGAGGTCGACGGCAAAAGCCTTCTGGAACCCCCGCTGGAGCACAGCGGCCAGTTCGACCCAAGATGTACTGCGATGATTCACCCCGAGATCGACCCAGCGTTGTTCGCGGGATTCCTCGGCCAAGCCGTTGGGTCCCAACGGCCAAAAGCGATCGTCGGGGTCAGGGGCTCGTTGATAGATCGTCCCATGTTGCAGAACTGCGGAGGGCTCAAGCAATTGTGCCGCGGCGACCAACTTGCCGCCACCGAGTCCCAACTCATGCCGGGTCAGCGAGCGACCGCAGAGCCCGTGCTGTCTTCCTGTCCGTGTGTCCGAAGCGCCGTCGTGCCGGGCCGGAAGCTCGGGATTGAGTCCCAGCTCTTCCGCGCCGGAAGCAAGAGCGCGGATGATGCGGGTGAAGATGGCACGGAATCCGACGGATGGACTTGCGGCGATGACGCGGCGGCCGCCGACCACCGCATAGTTGATTTCATCCCGGTGTAACAGCGCGCCGCCGCCGGTCGGACGACGCACCCAGTCCCAACCATGGGCGGCACACGCCTCAGGATCAATCACGTGTCGCCAACGCTGGTGTCGTCCGATGGTTACCGCTGGGGGAACCATGCGATAGAACCGCAGGTAGGCAAGGCCGGGTCTGCGCTCACACCGCGCGAGCAGCACGGCATCCAGCGCCATTTGAGTGGCGGCGTCGGCTTCCAAAGGAGGCAGGGAGTACCAGATGTGTTCGGCCGCAGAACGGGGCATGGCGCCGACCGGAATCTAATCCGCGTCCGGCCCGGCGGCAACGTCGGAACCAGCGAATCTCAGACCCATCACGGCGGGCCCATTGCAAAGGAAACGCCCTCCCGAGGAGGGCGGCAGCGACATCATCGAAACGAAAGTGGATCAGTCCGTATCGATGTCGTAGATCTTCATTTTCAGCCGCAGCGTCGATTCGGGAATGTCCAGCCGTTGCGCGGCATGCTTTTTCACGCCGCCGCACTCCCCAAGAGCGCGGACGATGAACTGGCGCTCGATCCGGGCAATGTGATCGTAGAGGGAAAACCGTTCCGGCATCGGCTGGGCGGCGGGAACCGACCCTGCGGGCGACTCCTCGGCGAACTTGCGCGAGAGACGATCCGGACCGATGACCGCTCCGGGCTCCGCCAAGAGGACCAGTTTGCGGATCTCGTTCTCCAGCTCACGCACGTTTCCCGGCCAGTGGTAGGCGCAGAGGACGCGTACGACCTCGGAAGACAACCGCACCGTCCGCCCCGTCTCCGCCGCTATGCCGTCGAGGAAGTGATCAATGAGCAGCGGGACGTCTTCACGGCGCTCGCGTAACGGCGGCAAGACAAACACCAGCGGCGTCAGGCGGTAGAAGAGATCCCGTCGGAAGGTGCCGCGTTCCATCTCCTGCGTCAGGTTCCGGTTGGTGGCCGAAATGACACGGACATTGACGGGACGCGGCTTCGTGTCGCCCAAGCGGAGCACCTCTTTGGTTTCCAAGAGGCGCAACAACTTCGCCTGAATCGACAACGGCATTTCGCCGATCTCGTCGAGGAAGAACGTGCCGCCGTCGGCTTCTTCGAACAGTCCGATCTTGTCGCGATCCGCCCCGGTATACGCCCCGCGTCGGGCACCGAACAACTCGCTCTCCAGCAGCGTTTCCGGCAGTGCCGCGCAGTTGACCTGCACGAATCGTTGATCGCGTCGATTGCCGGAGTAGTGGATGGCACGGGCCAACAGATCTTTGCCCGTTCCGGTCTCGCCCTGCAGGAGGATAGAGACATCGGCATCGACGATCAGCCGGGCCCGGGCCAAAATCTCCCGGAACGCCGCATTCTGCGTGATGATGCTGGGGAACTCGCACTCCCGCCCCAATTGGTCGCGCAGCCGTTGCACATCACGAAGCAATCCCTCGGAACGCAGCTTCATGGAACGCCAGGCGACGATCTCCGCATACGCCACCGCGAAATCGAGATCGCGGGGGCTGAAACCCGATTCTGAGTTTGCGGGTTCTTCGGCGATGCGATCGAGATAGAGAATCCCGGACGAGGCCGGCCCCAGCTCGACGGGGACCGAGATCACCGACACCGGTGATCGACCGGTTTCATCGACCAGATGCGCCGTCAATTGCGGCGAACCAAGGAGAGACCAATGATAGCGTGGTTGATCGGTGGGCAACTCACGCTGATAGGCACTGGCCGCGAACGCCGCCACGCGCTGCGCGAAACCCTCGGAGCCGCCCGATTGTGCCACGACGCGGCCCGACCGCCGCCCGTCGGCGGTCACTTCCAATAATAGGACACGCGAGGCGTTCAGCCGCGTACGACAGAATGCGATCGTCTGTTGCAGATCGTCGCCGGCGCTCTCGGCATGGGCCGCAGCGGCGAGCGACTCGGCCGTCCAAGGCATACCCACCAGGCGGAATTCATTGCGGGGTGACGTCGCGTGGCCGACACAATCCCCGTCCAGACCGGCGACCAATTCACGCATCCGGTCGGGAGCGGCGCCGTTCGTGGGCATCGCCGCGATCAACCGGCGGGCCAAGGCGACGGCTTCAGTGATCTGCCCAGCACGGCGATAGCTGTCCACGGCAAGCCACTGTACATCGGTGATGTTGTCCGTGGCCCCGAGACGTGAGTACAACTGCACCGCTTCGTCCAGAGCGGCGGTCGGCGCTATATGGTCGGCCGGGGAAACCAGTGCCAGAACTTCCGAGCGGGCGATCGCCAAACGCGCACGTTCGTAGACATCCCCCACGAAGGTGAGGCACTCGGTCGCTTTCGCCAGTGTCGCCCGACTGTCGGTGTGATCACCGAGACGCGCCTGCGCGCGCGCCAGCACGCGGTACAGACAGCCGACCTCGGCGCGATCCCCGATCGCGATCGCGACAGCCAATCCCTGCTCGGCCAGCCGTTTGGCCTCCGGCCAATCCTGAAGGGCCGCTTCGCACTCCGCCAAGCCGCGCAGCGATTGCGAGACCATGTCATTCTCGTCACTCAGACGACGGCCGATCTCCAGCGCGCGACGGAATGCTTCCTTGGCGGCGATCCAGTGTTTTTGCTCATACTGCCACCACCCGGAGTATTCGAAATAGACTGCACGCTCGCGCACCAGGCCGGCATCTTCGATCACGGTGAGCGCCGCGTCCAACTGCGATGACGCCGCGCGGAAATCGTGACGCAGGATGGCCAGGTACGCCATGGACAAGAGGTTGCGCCCAATGGACACACGATTGCCGGCCGACACCGCGCACTGATGGGCCGCCGACAACGCCTCTTGTGCCTCCGACCATCGGCCCTGCAGCAAGCAGACACGACCAGCATTGCCGAGGAGCATCGCCTCTTTTTCGGCGTCCTGCCGGCGACGCGCAATCTGGATGGCGTCACTCAGGAAATCGTCGGCCGCCTCATACTCGCCACGGACAAAATGAATGCGCGCCAGTTCATTGTAGGCGCGCATCATCCCTGACTCATCGTCCAGGCGGCGGTAGATCGCCAGTGCGTCGCGGGCATGGATACGGGCGTTCTTGGTATCACCCAGCCCGAGGTAGGCCAGACCAAGAACGCTGTGTGCATCACCGAGGAAGTCGTCGGCCGCCGACGCTTGGAAGGCGATCAGACCGCGGCGTCCCCAATCGACGCCGTCCCGATACTCACCTGTCTCCGCCGCCAGCCGGGCCCGAAGCAGGCACCACACACCGTAGTCGGGTGACGAGCCCTCGCGGAGAGACTCCTCCCGGTGCACCTCCAGCAAGGCGGCTGCGGACGGCCAGTTCTTCTCGTCCAGCAAGACTTGGACCTGACGGAGCGGCGGACGCGGCATCACCGCGTCGTGGTGAGGAAGGGGCTTCATGTTTATCCGCTCGGGTTATCGCCGTCGCGAAACGATGTTCTTTGACTTGCCGGTGAAGTTTGTGCTCTGGAGATGCCGGATGACGCGGAGCATCGCATCTCCCACCCACTTCACAGAGCCGGCCAGCATCGGCGTCGAGCCCACAACCAGCGGTGACTTGGTTATAGGCGCGCCCATGTCGGTCGGGTTCCCCGGCCCCGGGGGAGTGAATCCGTCGGTGGCCTGATCATCCCAAGGATGACCATCCGCAGGTGAACCACCCCCTGGACCGGGATCGTCCGCCACACATGGCGACCACGGCAGTGCCGCAAGCATCAGAGCCAAAGAGACGGCCAGGAACACACGCCATCGTGCCATCTTTTGCCTCCTTCCTGAGTGAATCACAAGTGTCGAGAATCTTCCGCCGTACGGGAACTCCTCTCGGGGTGGCAATCGCATCAACTCCCCCGCGTCCCCGCGTATTAATAACAACCGCGCTATCTCTTCATTTGTCAAGGAGTTTGTTGCCCAGGCGTCGTTTCTTGCGTCGCAAAGTTTGCGCCGAGCAACTGGTGGACCAATGGACCAGCACACTCTGAAAGTCTCTTGACGAGTATCTCTGTTATTCTCCCCCACCTATCTGAATGATCCCCATCCACACTGGGATTCGGGCCATACATGACTCCTTTCGAGTGTGCCATGAAGGCGCGAAATCGACATTCCGGTGCCGATGGAACTGCTCCTAACGCGTTGAAACACAACGTGGTGCGTCGTCGATCCACGAAAGAGCCGAGGCCAAACGAGCCTCAGGCACACCCTTTGCCAAAACCTGACTCGTCGATCAGAAGATCCGGGATGCAAGAGGGGGGAACCATGTTGGACCAATCCATCATCAGCCAGTCCGGTTCGAGCGCCAGAACGCGGCCCGTGGGGCACTGTCGCAGTTCACTACCCGCAAGCTCTTCTTGGGCTCAGCTGAGAATCGACCGCATGGATAAGACAAGGGCACTGCCAGATCTCATCTGGCGGCAGGTGCCATCAACGATGAAGGGACGGTCCTGATGCGGCGCAGACACGTGGCCATTACGATCTGGGGGACAATTCTCGGCATCCTGTCACTGGGTGTCACGGGGGTGTTGTTTGAGGTCTCCGGGATGCCGCCCTACCCGGGGGACGCCGACGGCGTCACCCGTTCGCCGCAATGGGCGGCGGGAGTCAATCGC
The nucleotide sequence above comes from Candidatus Zixiibacteriota bacterium. Encoded proteins:
- a CDS encoding sigma 54-interacting transcriptional regulator translates to MKPLPHHDAVMPRPPLRQVQVLLDEKNWPSAAALLEVHREESLREGSSPDYGVWCLLRARLAAETGEYRDGVDWGRRGLIAFQASAADDFLGDAHSVLGLAYLGLGDTKNARIHARDALAIYRRLDDESGMMRAYNELARIHFVRGEYEAADDFLSDAIQIARRRQDAEKEAMLLGNAGRVCLLQGRWSEAQEALSAAHQCAVSAGNRVSIGRNLLSMAYLAILRHDFRAASSQLDAALTVIEDAGLVRERAVYFEYSGWWQYEQKHWIAAKEAFRRALEIGRRLSDENDMVSQSLRGLAECEAALQDWPEAKRLAEQGLAVAIAIGDRAEVGCLYRVLARAQARLGDHTDSRATLAKATECLTFVGDVYERARLAIARSEVLALVSPADHIAPTAALDEAVQLYSRLGATDNITDVQWLAVDSYRRAGQITEAVALARRLIAAMPTNGAAPDRMRELVAGLDGDCVGHATSPRNEFRLVGMPWTAESLAAAAHAESAGDDLQQTIAFCRTRLNASRVLLLEVTADGRRSGRVVAQSGGSEGFAQRVAAFAASAYQRELPTDQPRYHWSLLGSPQLTAHLVDETGRSPVSVISVPVELGPASSGILYLDRIAEEPANSESGFSPRDLDFAVAYAEIVAWRSMKLRSEGLLRDVQRLRDQLGRECEFPSIITQNAAFREILARARLIVDADVSILLQGETGTGKDLLARAIHYSGNRRDQRFVQVNCAALPETLLESELFGARRGAYTGADRDKIGLFEEADGGTFFLDEIGEMPLSIQAKLLRLLETKEVLRLGDTKPRPVNVRVISATNRNLTQEMERGTFRRDLFYRLTPLVFVLPPLRERREDVPLLIDHFLDGIAAETGRTVRLSSEVVRVLCAYHWPGNVRELENEIRKLVLLAEPGAVIGPDRLSRKFAEESPAGSVPAAQPMPERFSLYDHIARIERQFIVRALGECGGVKKHAAQRLDIPESTLRLKMKIYDIDTD
- a CDS encoding carboxypeptidase-like regulatory domain-containing protein produces the protein MIQRRMKRCGGTLASWGLIALAVLLISEPLQAGVTGKIAGLVVDKKTKEAIPGAVVVIEGTTLGAKTDVDGKYTILAVPPGEHSVEAQLIGRTAVIVRNVTVKPDQTTNVNFEMEESAVELKPIEVIGKQDMIQMDQASTKRDVTAEKIKTMPVVNVGDILKTTAGVTVRNDRFHIRGGRSSELIYTVDGVSMSDPLGGRGATASLNLSGTEIENVSVVKGAWSPEYGGTSGLVNVSTKEGDRTVTQGHVQYFTDNFGSNKLNKYSFNYQRLEFTLGGPEPLITRRLLPQLGLPNMADKLSYFLSFDFDRSDTYTWFNRYTTSSTRATYRNTKFLGMIIPDRQENAGNALVKLTYRLHPDIRMTGIFKRSYERAQSSNTLSWNYRYTPNSHPWIEDRNDAYSLRWTHNLGPSTYYEVLMSRSSRYYWQRPGDPTDQGGTMNPDDFLFPSQSDQYLDRNGNGRWDPAEKWVDSYPDGRYNFGDIYFDRNEDGVFNPPPQDDPLLGDSLVYDFNGNGRYDFNSGEQFMDANNNGQYDVGDLLTLDGNRNGMYDPGRELQSYAVEGTPNDRPEPFVDGDQSLGEPYTDVNHNGVWDGPGAINGYPLGEPFEDLSYDGKYQSPGDTWVPGVPFRDLNQNETFDASATPPSGQWSNIDAYYNEGEPYYDRNGNGRRDAAEGFYDYGWDEDAVWHVRTPVTKTLKVDLVSQVRREHEVKVGMTYSAYDLKFDELLQPYVYDVNALNDGGPYPGRGSVRDFYHQTPKSGAFYVVDKMEYGQMIAQAGFRYEFFVQSAGAKESARVLFSDTGRVEDYRDKFAPRIAFSYPISDKAKVFFNYGHFYQLPELYQMYRRSTQLYSVTGTFGNVNLDFAKTIKYEFGVQYMLTPEYLLSIQGYYTDDFGRVSESKEIGVRLERNYYENSDYSRARGLELELEKRYGNYVSGSMTYNFSYAYGKSSAEALDYFENFYARTGGRFRIQEFPLDWDERHKITLILDVRVPARDHPKLFGLRIPDNFGFNVFWQFGSGFPYTPDKDHPGVRRTLVGGEDPLTNSERFPSHSNVDLRFNKDFKFGRLDYTFEIWVYNLFDNRDIQTVYTATGRPETGENQGPGVIYLSERDPDPRNWGEGRQVRVGVGVNF